One genomic segment of Culturomica massiliensis includes these proteins:
- a CDS encoding Fic family protein, with amino-acid sequence MSLVSTLKNNVLSLKEIMERLSLTGRDNFITGYLNPAMKDGLIEQTHPENPKHPKQKYRLTDKGKDLLKQ; translated from the coding sequence ATGTCGCTTGTATCTACTTTGAAAAATAATGTTCTGTCATTAAAGGAAATCATGGAACGATTATCCTTGACCGGACGTGATAATTTTATTACCGGCTATCTCAATCCCGCTATGAAAGACGGACTGATAGAACAGACACATCCTGAAAACCCTAAGCATCCAAAACAGAAATACCGTCTCACGGATAAAGGGAAAGATTTGCTGAAACAATAA
- a CDS encoding cation:proton antiporter encodes MFSSLLKFPLTDPVLIFSVILFIILLAPIILHRFKIPDLIGLILAGALIGPNGLGIMARDSSIELFGKVGLLYIMFIAGLEIDLADLKKNYSRGVYFGLLTFLIPMGMGTAAGVYLLQLSWPSSVLLASMFASHTLMTYPIVSKYGVTKNRAVNVSIGATVITCLLALLVLAVIVGMSTGEINGNFWWRLSLSTAIFVAGILLLFPILGRWFFKRYEDSIAQYIFVLALVFMASFLSKLAGLEDIIGAFLAGLALNRLIPNTSALMSRIEFVGNALFIPFFLIGVGMLVDYRVFMNGWASLWVAFIMCLVATLSKWLAAYITEKTLHYTRDEGRLLFGLSNAQAAATLAAVLVGYQVVLGWTPEGEAIRLLDENVLNGTVVMILVTCTIASFVTQRGAQNVAIADISAEELSGEEDTGDKILIPLSNAENVEELITLGTTVKPRKCKAMMMALSIIKSDSNDLSAEKRSQALLDKAAKTAAASDHAIQGLMRYDINIVNGIKNVVKEHKITDIVLGLRKESDISDTFLGNLTEGVLTKCATTTMIYRPVQPLSTVKRYIVLIPPDAEKEIGFPYWLIRVWNLSKNTGNKIVFYGNYSVLSILQEVQRKHRIVAEFNEFSNWDDFLVVSRAIHPDDALIVVMSRKNCPSYLRQMSLIPNYLNKYFQTNSCLLIYPVQMGIGEEETDTFRSISMVYHSEGENLANVLGRLFKRNK; translated from the coding sequence ATGTTTTCTTCATTGTTAAAGTTTCCTTTGACAGATCCGGTGCTGATATTTTCGGTGATCCTGTTCATTATCCTCTTGGCACCGATTATCCTGCATCGCTTTAAAATACCCGATCTTATCGGCCTTATTCTTGCCGGGGCCCTTATCGGACCGAACGGTTTAGGCATCATGGCGCGGGACAGCAGCATTGAACTGTTCGGTAAAGTCGGACTTTTATATATCATGTTTATTGCCGGCTTGGAAATCGATCTGGCGGATTTAAAGAAAAATTACAGCCGGGGGGTCTATTTCGGTTTACTCACCTTCCTGATCCCAATGGGTATGGGAACGGCTGCCGGAGTATATTTATTGCAACTGTCCTGGCCCAGTTCGGTATTATTGGCCAGTATGTTTGCTTCGCACACCCTGATGACCTATCCGATTGTGAGTAAATACGGAGTAACCAAAAACCGGGCGGTTAACGTTTCAATCGGGGCTACGGTAATTACCTGCCTGCTCGCTTTATTGGTGCTGGCAGTGATTGTCGGAATGTCTACCGGAGAAATCAACGGTAATTTCTGGTGGCGGCTTTCTTTATCTACGGCGATATTCGTAGCCGGCATACTCCTCCTTTTTCCCATTCTGGGACGTTGGTTTTTCAAACGCTATGAGGACAGCATTGCCCAGTATATTTTTGTCCTGGCATTGGTATTTATGGCTTCCTTCCTCTCAAAACTTGCCGGTCTGGAAGATATTATCGGTGCATTCCTGGCAGGATTAGCGTTAAACCGGCTGATTCCGAACACTTCGGCATTAATGAGCCGGATCGAATTTGTCGGGAATGCACTTTTTATTCCTTTTTTTCTGATCGGTGTCGGTATGTTGGTCGACTACCGGGTATTTATGAACGGCTGGGCTTCCCTGTGGGTGGCTTTCATCATGTGTCTGGTAGCTACATTGTCCAAATGGCTGGCAGCCTATATTACGGAAAAGACCCTGCACTATACCCGGGACGAAGGGCGTTTACTGTTCGGCTTGTCGAATGCCCAGGCGGCAGCGACATTGGCAGCCGTACTGGTAGGCTATCAGGTCGTCCTGGGGTGGACTCCGGAGGGGGAAGCCATCCGCCTATTGGATGAGAATGTATTGAACGGTACCGTCGTGATGATATTGGTGACTTGTACCATTGCTTCTTTCGTCACCCAAAGGGGTGCGCAGAATGTAGCAATCGCCGACATATCTGCAGAGGAATTGTCCGGAGAAGAAGATACCGGGGACAAAATCCTGATTCCTTTGAGCAATGCTGAAAATGTGGAAGAACTGATCACCTTAGGGACAACGGTGAAACCCCGGAAATGCAAAGCGATGATGATGGCGTTGAGCATTATTAAATCGGATAGCAACGACCTTTCCGCGGAGAAAAGATCACAGGCTCTACTGGATAAAGCGGCGAAGACGGCAGCAGCTTCCGATCATGCGATTCAGGGATTGATGCGTTACGATATCAATATTGTAAACGGGATAAAAAATGTCGTTAAGGAGCATAAGATAACCGATATCGTATTGGGATTACGAAAAGAAAGTGATATCTCGGATACCTTTCTGGGAAATTTAACGGAAGGCGTCCTAACCAAGTGTGCGACAACGACGATGATATACCGTCCGGTACAGCCTTTATCGACGGTAAAACGCTACATCGTTTTAATACCTCCCGATGCGGAAAAAGAAATCGGTTTCCCGTATTGGCTGATCCGGGTGTGGAATTTGAGTAAGAACACCGGAAATAAAATTGTATTTTACGGCAATTACTCTGTATTGTCCATACTACAGGAAGTACAACGGAAACACCGTATTGTAGCCGAATTTAATGAGTTTTCCAATTGGGACGACTTTCTGGTCGTATCCCGGGCCATTCATCCCGACGACGCCTTGATTGTCGTGATGAGCCGGAAAAACTGTCCTTCTTACTTGCGACAAATGTCGCTGATACCCAATTATCTGAATAAATACTTTCAAACCAACAGTTGCCTGTTGATTTATCCGGTACAAATGGGTATAGGAGAAGAGGAAACCGACACGTTCCGCAGTATCTCCATGGTATATCACTCCGAAGGAGAGAATCTGGCCAACGTTCTCGGACGTTTGTTTAAGCGAAATAAATAG
- a CDS encoding leucine-rich repeat protein gives MKKQSNNLLQHLLYTCLGILLIYACQNDPKLTNDDNYQQELLSRADYDSESFITEWTVPKDSLVTFTLDTNRQYNCIIDWGDNSDLTMIFHKSDYYRAQHKYAATATYRIKILGIFPQLNIQENCKPYLYQIIQWGNVSFQTLALAFFKCENLYSIAAGIPNLESYSSTFSHCTGLMTLPDGLFSNCTKSKSFPMTFSNCTNLKSLPPRLFKDCYNAENFAVTFQNTGLISLPQGLFENCSKVTNFTFTFGNCKNLTTLPADLFSYSPNVTSFMRTFSSCNNLYTIPISLFDNCKNVTNFSYTFSGCSSLTGTTPTTGNLKLWDRAGQPGYPPTINGTKCFGGCLNITDNIPADWQ, from the coding sequence ATGAAAAAACAATCGAATAATTTACTTCAGCATCTCTTATATACCTGTTTAGGTATACTCTTAATATATGCCTGCCAAAATGATCCAAAATTAACAAACGACGACAACTATCAGCAAGAATTGCTAAGCAGGGCAGATTACGACTCCGAATCTTTTATTACGGAATGGACCGTACCTAAGGACTCCCTGGTAACCTTTACACTGGATACCAACCGACAATACAACTGCATTATTGACTGGGGGGATAACAGCGATTTAACAATGATATTTCATAAGTCCGATTACTACCGGGCACAACATAAATATGCCGCTACAGCGACCTATCGGATAAAAATTCTGGGTATTTTCCCTCAATTAAATATTCAGGAAAATTGTAAGCCTTATTTATACCAAATTATCCAATGGGGAAATGTAAGTTTTCAAACCCTTGCTTTGGCATTCTTTAAATGTGAAAACCTCTATTCCATTGCTGCCGGTATTCCTAATTTAGAAAGCTATTCTTCAACCTTTAGTCATTGTACTGGATTGATGACATTGCCGGATGGACTGTTCAGCAATTGCACCAAAAGCAAATCTTTTCCTATGACATTTTCCAATTGTACCAATCTAAAAAGTCTGCCTCCCCGTTTATTTAAAGATTGTTATAACGCGGAAAATTTCGCAGTAACCTTTCAAAATACAGGACTAATCTCTTTACCACAAGGATTATTCGAAAATTGCTCCAAAGTAACAAACTTTACTTTCACTTTTGGAAACTGTAAAAACCTGACAACTTTACCAGCCGATTTATTTTCTTATAGTCCCAATGTTACATCTTTTATGAGAACTTTCTCCTCTTGTAATAATCTTTACACAATTCCAATTTCTTTATTTGATAACTGTAAAAATGTCACAAATTTCAGTTACACTTTTTCTGGATGTAGTTCTTTGACCGGGACGACTCCCACAACAGGTAATCTTAAACTATGGGACAGAGCCGGGCAACCCGGTTATCCGCCGACAATCAATGGAACCAAATGTTTCGGAGGATGTCTGAATATAACGGACAATATTCCTGCTGACTGGCAATAA